taattaaataaaaaatgacagtAAAAGTGTATCAaatttgcattttaaataatccTTCATAAATAACGATTTCAATACAATATTGTattttgcagtgttttcatgTGTCGCAATTTATTGACATGTTTGCAGTACAGACATCTTTTGCATCTGTGTGTGCGATAGGGGGCAGCATTCGTATGTTTGGTTGAACTCAACTAGCCCTATCAATTATGCAGGATTAAATACGTTTTACTAGCTTTTAAAATTAGCAGCATTTTCTGATGATATCTTTAAATGAAATGTGGGTCTCTATGggttggtttcccagacagtgattaaggctagtccaggactacattttgctttaaatggagaatctccattcaaaatgctgtgtaggactagccttaatccctgtctgtgaaaccaaccctataagttttttttttattacagttgGCATGAtggcatttaaataataataaaaaaatctttgtTACATTTTCttcacttagcagacgctttcatcctaAATGAGTTACAGTTGTGACCAGATACCAtgcaagcatttgagggttaagggccttgctcagagaccCGATAGTGGTAAACTGGGATTAaaccagcaaacttctgatAGTGCCATCAGACAATTAGTGGTGTTAGCATGTTAATATTTTCTGAAACACTAAACGAGTATGTTCATTCTGCTAGCACTTCAGATTTATACGAAGCTGAAGATATTACCAATCATATTGAGGCTGTGCTTCAGGAAATACTTTGTGATGATGATCAAGCTACAGGTTCACATGTAAGTATGTGAAGACTTTACATGCATGCAAATGCTGATATTCAGCAGTTGCTCATGGTGGATTATGCCCTGTCACTGAAGCTTAGTTGCTTATCTACAGGTACCCGTTTCATCAAAGCGATATAAGGAGTCCTGTCCTCAAACAACTTTAAAGAAGTAAGTGGACTTCAGTTTCCCCATGTGTAGGGCTGGGAAATATTGCAATATATATATCTTATGATACACTTTTATTATCTTGAGCGTCTTAGTATCTTAGTTGTTTTTATAATCCAACTTcctataataattaattaattgggaGTTTAAATCTCTTTTTATACAAGTTGGTAACTTTTACCCTTTTTTGCATGTTAAATATCCTTCTTTCACAACATACTCACCTGTTGTGTTGCCACTTTGTTaggaaaaacattttttgtgttgttttgtaataattgtaatcTTGCCGTATTGTCTAACACAAATGTAGAATATGGCATTCAGTTTTCTATAtctaaagtatttttaaaatctTGGTTTTTTTTGTGCTAGATGCATGGAATTTTCAATTACTCGATGAAGACTGCACATTGTGTACCAAATAGCTTAAAATAAGTATAATCCAATGTACTCCaagtattatttaaatcaaTATTGTCCCTCACTATGTTGGAGTAAAATAATTTAACCAAGATTGAATAGAATTCCAGGTTTAATTGTTAAAAGTTTTTTGAAGTTCTTCccatgtccacatgggttttctTCTGGGTACTTATGCTTTGTCCCACATTCCAAACACACCAAGGTGTGTACTGTATGCTTAaggtgtaaatgagtaaatgtggGGTGTCTGTTGATGGGATAAAGTGCATTGTGCCTCCTATTTTAAATTTAGGTGCTGTCCAGTTTATTTAGGTGGAAGCTCAATCAGAATTGGTGTTGGAACAAGCATTACACAAAGGTAAGTGGTATGATAACCTCTACCAGGCCACATCCAGTCAGAAGTGGACACTTAATTGTTTAAAATCATGGAATAATTACATAATTTCTTACTTTATTATTGCGTCTAGGGCTTGTGGCCAGCTAAGATGCACGTCATGTGACTTCTGTGTAGTCATGTTTGATGATTATGAGTGGGACCCCTCTTGTGATTATCTGTTTTTCAGGTATGCTTGTCTAAAATAAGATGGTGCACTTCACTGTTGTGTCAAACCACCACCAGAGCAGTATAATAAAACACCATGAGAATTatgaccccaaatcagaaaagttgggacaatatggaaatgcaaaatttaaaaaaggcagtgtttctaacatttattttgacttttatttcattgcagacaatgTGACGGCAAAAttattcatgttttgtctagtcagcttcatttcaggtctgcagacaggccagtccagtacctatACCATCTACTTCTGCGggcatgcctttgtaatgtgtgctgcatgtggttttgcattgtcttgcttaAAATGCATGGTCGTCCCTGGAAATGTTGCTGTaaaatctcagtgtacttttctgcattaatgctgccatcacagaagtgtaaataacctttgccaagggcactgacacggcCCCATTCCATGACTGTCCCTGACTTTTTGACTTGTTGCTGTCTGGATATAcaatggggccaaaaagtatttagtcagccactgattgtgcaggttctcctacttagaaagatgagagaggtctgtaattttcatcataggtacacttcaactatgagagacaaaatgagaaaaaaaaaatccaggaaatcacattgtaggatttttaaagaatttatttgtaaatgatggtggaaaataagtatttggtcaataacaaaagttcaactcaatactttgtaacataacctttgttggcaatgacataggtcaaacgtttcctgtaagtcttcaccaggtttgcacacacagtagctggtattttggcccattcctccatgcagatctcctctagagcagtgatgttttggggctgtcgctgggcaacacggactccacaaattttctattgggttgaggtctggagactggctaggccactccaggaccttgaaatgctttttacagagccactcctttgttgcccgagcggtgtgtttgccatcattgtcatgctggaagacccagccacgttccatcttcaattctctcactgatggaaggaggttttggcttaaaatctcacgatacatggccctgttcattcttcctttaacacggatcagtcgtcctgtcctctttgcagaaaaacatccccaaagcatgatgtttccacccccatgcttcacagtaggtatggtgttcttgggttcttcttcttcctccaaacacgacgagttgagtttttaccaaaaagttccattttggtttcatctgaccacatgatattctccaaatcctcttctggatcatccatatgctctctggcaaacttcagacgagcCTGGACATGTCCAGGGGGACAcgtctggcactgc
This DNA window, taken from Trichomycterus rosablanca isolate fTriRos1 chromosome 3, fTriRos1.hap1, whole genome shotgun sequence, encodes the following:
- the cfap418 gene encoding cilia- and flagella-associated protein 418 isoform X3 — translated: MADNLDDLLDEVEAKFCRNISVSSQRICSFKADQVKHRQQRNKDPGQSTSDLYEAEDITNHIEAVLQEILCDDDQATGSHVPVSSKRYKESCPQTTLKKCCPVYLGGSSIRIGVGTSITQRACGQLRCTSCDFCVVMFDDYEWDPSCDYLFFRNNMPDYNKLRVKLKKRQGARAYACQCSWHSALTLSELRHLQQLKWVCGQHKV